The Salvelinus alpinus chromosome 28, SLU_Salpinus.1, whole genome shotgun sequence genome includes a window with the following:
- the LOC139557247 gene encoding putative nuclease HARBI1 — MKAQNCVFLSALTMACPFVRDVVDEEALVLRRAFRRERVFRDRLDPLAFPDDHLYERYRFSADGIRYLCRLLGPRIKHRTARSHALSVEQMVCVALRFFASGAFLYSVGDAEQLNKATICRTIRSVCLAIKALADVFISFPGHRRLCDIKEEFYRIAGFPNVIGAVDCTHIRIKAPSGAHEADFVNRKSFHSINVQMVCNADCVISNVVAKWPGSVHDSRIFRASEIYQCLSQGEFSGVLLGDRGYGCQPFLLTPFTDPQEAQQAYNHAHARTRARVEMTFGLLKARFHCLHKLRVSPVRACDITVACAVLHNVACLRKERAPRVPPAMDWDNPAIFPDDDSGRLLRDQYVLNYFS, encoded by the exons atgaaggcccaaaattgtgtgttcctttctgctctgacaatggcatgcccattcgtgcgagatgtggtggatgaagaagcacttgtgctgaggagagccttcaggcgagaaagggtcttcagggaccggttggacccactggccttccctgatgaccatctatatgaaagatacaggttttctgcagatggcatcaggtatctatgcagactactgggtcccaggattaagcaccgcactgcacggagccatgcactgagtgtggagcaaatggtttgtgtggccttgcgattttttgctagtggagccttcctgtactcagtgggggatgcagaacagctgaacaaggccacaatttgccgcacaataaggagtgtgtgtctggctatcaaagcattagcagatgtcttcatctccttccctggccacagaagactctgtgacatcaaagaggagttctataggattgcag gtttccccaatgtcattggtgcagtggactgcacacacataaggataaaagccccctcaggtgcccatgaggccgattttgtgaataggaaatcctttcacagcattaatgttcag atggtctgcaatgctgactgtgtgatcagcaatgttgtggcaaaatggcctggctcagtccatgactccagaatctttcgggcctctgaaatctatcagtgcctatcacaag gtgaattctctggtgtgttgctgggagacagggggtatggctgccagccttttctcctgacacctttcacagacccccaggaagcacagcaggcctacaaccatgcccatgccaggaccagggccagagttgaaatgacctttggcctcctgaaggcacgctttcactgccttcacaaattaagggtcagccctgttagggcatgtgatattactgtggcttgtgctgtcctccacaatgtggcctgcctgaggaaggagagggcccccagagtgccaccagccatggactgggacaatccggcaatcttccctgatgacgacagtggtcggctgctgagggaccaatatgtgttgaattattttagttag